A window of Clostridium taeniosporum genomic DNA:
TGCAAATACTGTACAAATTATGAATGATGTTTACAAAACAGTAGAGAAACTTAATTCAGATAACCCAGAATACAAAATAGAAATAGTAAATGACTCAAGTGAATATATAAGTGATTCAATTAGAAGTGTAATGCAAAATCTTGGGATAAGTGCAGTTATAGCATTTTTAGTTATATTACTTTTCTTAAAAAATATTAGAGCATCATTAGTTGTTGCAATTGCAATACCTACATCAATAATAGGTGCCATTGCATTACTTTATTTTACTGGTGAAACTTTAAATATGGTAACATTAGGTTCACTTGTAATAGCGGTAGGTATGGTTGTAGATAATGCAACAGTTATTATAGAAAATATATTTCAATATAGAAGAGATACTATATTAGATATTGATAATTGTGCTATAAAAGGAACTCAAACTGTAACTAATGCAATTGTAGCATCAACATTAACTACAGTAGCTATATTTTTACCTATATTATTTACTGAAGGATTTACAAAAATAATGTTTGGTGCTTTAGCTAAAACCCTTATATATGCATTAACATTATCGTTAATAGTAGCAGTAACTCTTGTTCCTAGTATTTTTGCAAAGTTAAGTAAAGGTGAAAATTCTAAAAAAATAGTAGAAAAACCATCACCTATTTTTAATAAGCTTAGTAAAAAATATAAAAGTATATTAAATGTTGCTTTAAATCATAAAAAAATAGTGGTATTTATAAGCATATTATTATTTGTTGCATCTATATTTGCTTCTACACTTGTAGGTGTGGATTTCATGGCATCAACAGATGAAGGAAAGCTAAATATATCAATAACATTACCAGAAGGACTTGAATTAAATGCTAATGATTATTATGTATCAATGGCAGAAAATAAGATTTCTGATATTCATGAAATAAAAACTACTATGACAACATTAGCTCCATCATCTAGAAATGGGAATAATACAGCGAATATAGCAATAGAATTAATACCAAAAAGTGAAAGAAAAAAATCAACTAAAGACGTAGAAAAAGAAGTAGTTGAAAGAATGTCAACTGTTCCTGATTGTGAAATAAAAGTTAGTGCAAGCAGTAGTATGGAAGGTGGCTCTGATGGTGTTTCGCTTGAGTTAAAGGGACCTAATATTGATGTATTAGAAGAAATAGCAAAACAAGCTAAGGAAAAATTAAATTCTTTAAAAGGTTTTAGAAATGTAGATACATCTCTTTCTGATACAACTAAAGAAGCTCAGTTTAAAATAGACAAAGACAAAGCTGAGCAATATGGGATAAATACTTCTGGAATAGCAAGTTTGTTACGTACAGCAATAAATGGAGATTCAGTAACAACAGCAACAATAGATGATTATAAAGTTAATGTTAATTTAAAATATAAAGAATCAAGTATTGATAGCATAGATGATATAAAGCAAATTAAAGTAACATCTCAAACAGGTCAGCAAATTCCAATAGCTGCATTTGCTGAAATAACAATGGAAGATGGTTTAAAGTCTGTTTCTAAAAGTGATGGAGATTATACTATAACTATTTCAGCAACAGTAGATGATTTAGATACAGGTACGGCGTCAAAACAAGCTATGAATGCTATTAATGAATTAGATATGCCAAGAGATTATAATGTTTCTTTTGGTGGATCAACAGAAATGATGAATGAATCAATGAGTGGATTAATTTTTGCTATGGTTATAGCCATAATACTTGTTTATATGGTAATGGTTGCACAGTTTGAATCATTTAGTAAACCATTTATTATAATGTTCTGTATTCCATTTGCATTTGTTGGAGTTATTGCTGCATTAGTAATAACAAGAGCAAACCTTAATGTTGTAGGAATGCTCGGATCTATACTACTTATAGGTATAGTTGTTAATAATGGTATAGTTTTAATAGATTATATTGAACAACTTAGAAAAGCTAAACCAAATGATAATTTAATAGATATAGTTTCTACTGGATCAGCAACAAGACTTAGACCAGTTCTTATGACTACAATGACAACAGTTGTAGGAATGATACCAACAGCTTTAGCTTTAGGTAGTGGTGGAGAGACAATGCAACCTTTAGCAGTAGTAATAATAGGTGGACTTTCAGTATCTACTTTAGTAACACTTATATTGATTCCTACAATATATATGATATTTGATAAAATAGGAAATAAATTTTTAAATGGATTTAATAAGTTGAAAGATAAAATAATTAAAAAAGTAAAAAAATCGCCTTTTAGAAATAAAGAAAAAACAGATACTAATAATGAAACAAATTATGATATTGATATAAAACAAATAGAAAAAAACACTGAAGAAATACTGAATAATGACGATGAAAATAAATAATACGATATTAGGAAGGATGGGATGTAATGAATAAAAGCTTAAAAAGATTAGTATCATTGACTGTTGCAGGTTTAATAACATCAATATCATTAGTTCAAATGCCAGTAAGTGCTAATACATCTAAGTCAGTATTAAGTTTAGAAAAAGCTATAGATTCAGCAGTAGATAATAGTTATCAAATAGTGTTAAATGAACAAAAACAGGATATGCTTGAAGATAAAGATGATTTTTATCAGGATGTTGATAAGGATGATGATGGATATAATGATATACAAATGAGTGAAAATGAGCAAAAGAGAAAGTTTTTAGAAGATCAAATATCTGTAGATGTAACTAATAAATATAATTCAATAATATTACTTAAAAAAGAATTAAAGAATATAAACATAGATATAAAAATAAAAACTAAAGACTATGAAACTATGGAATTGAAAAAGAAAATAGGTTTAGTTAGTACTATTCAAATTCAAAATGCTAAAGCAGAAATAGACAAACTTAAGGCTGAAAAAAAGTCAAAAGAAGAAGAACTAGAGAATAGTAAAAAAGTTTTTTCTATAATAACAGATATAGATGTTGAAGATTATATATTAGATAATGATGTTAAATTTAAACCATTAAGGCTGGATGAATCTTTAGAGTTTTATCTTGATGATAGAATAGATACTTACTTTAGATATAATAAAAAGTTAGCTGAATGGGTTGAAGATAATTACACAAGTACAGCAGGATCTAAACCAGTTTCACCAAATTCAAGTGATGAAAAATATAAGGAAAAAGATGAAGATGGAAATTTTAAATATAATTTTAAAACTGATTTAGAACAATGGAAATTAGATTATAGAAATTGGATGGCTAATTCATTAAAAGATATAGAAAGTGAGTATAAAGCTAATACAGCTGTAGACTCAGTTAATGATGGTAAGAGAACTATGAAGCAAACATTGCTTACAACTTATACAAAGCTTGTTACATTAGAAGGTAATATATCTTCAATGAAGTCACAGCTTGAAGTATTAAATAATAAAACTAAGATAACTAAGTTACAATACGATATTGGACTAGCTACGAAACAAGATTATTATAAACAACTTTTAGCTAATGAACAATTAAAGGTTACTTATGAATCTTTAATTAATAGCTACAATGATTTAAAAGAAAAAATAGATAAACCGTGGACTATTTCTTCTGGAATGTAGTAAAAAAGCCATGCTTTGGTGAAGCATGGCTTTTTTATTCTTTGTAATTTATAAAATACTGTATTTTAAAGATTATTTTTATTAAATATAAATATATAGTATAATTACTAATAAATTATTATACATTTTAGTAATAAAATTATATAGTTAGGGGGAGCAGAATGAAGGTATTAAGAAATACATTAAAATCAATAATAATAGGAATAACTTTAATTACTTCTACATATGTAAATGTTTATGCTTCAGAAACATTTTATGATTCTAATAAATTAAAGAATGAAATTTATAATAATTTAGAGGATTGGAAAACAGATTTTACTCTTAATTATGGTGGAGAAAATATTCAGTCTATACTAGATAGTGCAATAAATAATGAAGATTATTTAGAAAGATCAGTAGCATCATATAACATAAAAATTAGTGGAGCTATAAATAAATTTAATATAAAATATAGAACAACAAAATCACAAGAAAATTTTATTGATAGTGAATTAAAAAGAATAGTGAATAATTTAATAGATCCCAATATGAGTAAAGTAGATAAGATTATAACTATAAATAATTATTTGGTTAAAATATATAAATATGATTATAATTTAAAATCTGATAATGTATATTCTGCATTAACAACTAAAAAAACTATATGTCAAGGTTATGCTATGACTGCATATAAAATGTTTAAGATATTAGGTATAGATTCTAGAATTATTAGTGGAACAATAAATGGAACAGCACATGCTTGGAATATGGTAAATATTAAAGGTAATTGGTATCATTTAGATATAACTAATAATGATAATGTTATTAGAGATAAATATTTACTTGTAAGTGATCAATTTTTAATATCAGAAGGATTCAGTTGGGATAGATCTAAATACCCAGTTTCATATTCTAATTATTATAATAGTCATAAGACTTATGTAGATTATAATAATGATAATGAAAAAGATATATATACTTATTATAATGGTGGAAAGTGGTATATTAAAGATGGTGTTTGGCATTATTTTAGATATTGTGGTAAAGATGCTATAGGATGGCTTAAAAATGATGGAAACTGGTATTACTTTGATAGGAATGGTGATATGAAAGTAGGGTGGATATTAGATAATGGAACATGGTACTATTGTTATTCTAATGGACAAATGGCCTATAATACTACTATAGGTAAATATAAATTAGGTAGTACTGGAGCTTTGATAAATTAGAATTTTTTATTTAGAATAATTCATATTAAATATTAGTAAAAAAATTAAACATAGGAAAAATTTAATATAAATAAAAACACCTATATTTTATATAATAACAATATAGGTGTTTTTATTTTTTAAAGATATTATGAGTACACTTAAAGAATAAAAAAATAATCATATGCCGTACCATTATTTCTGCACTACGTTTGGAAAGGGTGCATGGCTAGAAAATCCACGCTTCAAAGTGGCTTAGCGATTTTTTATTATTTATGAATTAATATTTCTAAAGAATATGAGGATAACTCAAGTTATATTTTCTTGATATGTATTCGAAAATTTAGATGTTTAAAAAATTACATATTTACAGTTACATTGTAAATTTTTTATATATAAAAATATTAAATTTGTAGAATTTTATACATAAAGATATATATTATATTATAGACAAACTAAAATTATATGATAAAATAAATCCATAGGCATGAAATTAACTGATAGAAGGGAGAATTTAGGGATTAAAATCAATTAAAGCGCCAGGACTTAAGTGGCAATAGAATTTTTGTTAAGTTCTACTTATTAAATCAAAAATTTAGATCATCACTTAAGTTGACGAGGTTGGGGAGTATCGAAACTTCGGCGGGTGCCCCACGGTATTTGCACTACCGTTAGCAACTGGCAAAACTATAAAGTAATTTATAGTACAAATCCAGTTAGGTGTTAAAACCTTCTTAATTTAGATTTTGTATTTAAGAGTACTATTATGCCTATTTTTAAGTTTCTGATTAAAAATCTAAAAGAGGTTATAATTTTTTATTATGAATTAAGAAAGGAAGATTAATATGTGCGGAATAGTTGGATATTTAGGAAGTGGAAAAGCTACTTCATTTTTAATTAATGGATTATCAAAATTAGAGTATAGAGGTTATGACTCAGCTGGAGTAGCTGTTGTTAATAATGGAGATATAGAAGTAAGAAAGTTTAAAGGAAGATTAGCTAATTTAGCAGATAATATAAAGGGAAATCCTGTAGAAGGTAATATGGGGATAGGACATACAAGATGGGCAACTCATGGAGCACCATCAGATGTTAATTCACATCCACATTTAAATAGTAAGGAAACAATTGCTGTAGTTCAAAATGGAATAATTGAGAATTATCTAACATTAAGAACGTGGCTTAAAGGCGAAGGTTATACTTTTAAATCTGAAACAGATACAGAAGTAATTCCTAACTTAATAGATTACTATTATGAAGGAGATTTATTTGAAGCAGTTATAAAAACACTTAAGAGACTTGAAGGGAGTTATGCTTTAGGTGTTGTTTGTAAAGATGAACCAGATAAATTAATAGCAGTAAGAAAAGAATGTCCTTTAATTGTAGGTTTAGGAAAAGATGAATCATTCATCGCATCAGATATTCCAGCTGTATTAAGTTACACTAGAGATGTATATCTTTTAGAAGATCATGAAATAGCTGTTCTTTCAAATGATGGTGTTAAACTTTATGCTGAAGATGGAAAAGAAATAAAGAAAGATGTTTATCATGTTACATGGAGTGAAGATGCTGCTGAAAAAGGTGGATTTGAAGATTTCATGTTAAAAGAAATTCATGAACAACCAAGAGCTATAAGAGATACTATGGCAGGCAGAATTTCAATGGAAAAGAGCATGCTTTTAGATGATTTAAAAATCACTAAAGAAGATTTAGAAAATACAGATAGAGTATTTATAGTAGCTTGTGGTACTGCATATCATGCTGGACTTGTAGGTAAAAATATGATTGAATCACTTGCAAAAATTCCAGTAGAAGTTGATATAGCATCTGAGTTTAGATACAGAAATCCACTAGTAACAGAAAAATCTTTAGTTGTTGTTATAAGTCAATCTGGAGAAACAGCAGATACCTTAGCAGCTTTAAGAAACAGCAAAAATATTGGAGCTACTATAATAGCGCTAACTAATGTAGTTGGAAGTTCAGTATCAAGAGAAGCTGATCATGTATTATATACATTAGCAGGACCAGAAATTTCAGTTGCATCTACTAAAGCTTATACAACTCAAATAATTGGAATGTATATGATGGCTATGACATTTGCTAAAATATTAGGAAAATTAAAGAGTGATAGATTAGAAAAATTAAAAGAAGAGTTATTAGATTTACCAGAAAAGGTAGAACTAGTTTTAGAAGATAGAGATAAGATAAAAGCAATAGCTGAAAAAATGTATGAAGAAAAAGATGTATTTTATTTAGGTAGAGGTCTTGATTATGCAGTTGCATTAGAAGGATCACTTAAGCTTAAGGAAATATCATATATTCATGCTGAAGCATATGCAGGTGGAGAATTAAAACATGGTCCTATAGCATTAATTGAAGATGGAACAAATGTAGTTGCTTTATTAACTCAAGAAGCTTTAAAAGAGAAAATGGTAAGTAATATTGTTGAAATTAGAGCAAGAGGAGCAAAAGTTATAGGAGTTTGTTATCAAGGAACTAAGGGATTAGAAGAAGTTTTAGATGAGGTTATTTATATTCCAAGAACTAAGGATATGTTTGCACCAGTATTAAGTGTTGCTGCACTTCAATTATTATCATATTATGTAGCAAAATCTAAAGGTTGCGATATAGATAAGCCAAGAAACTTAGCTAAATCAGTTACTGTGGAATAATCTAAGATTTTAAAAGTAAATTTATATTAAAATATATTAGATTAAATAATAGTTAGATAAGTGTTTTAGATAATAATAAAATTATCTAAAACACTTTTTATTTTAGACAGTATGTACTATGAATGATAAAATAAAATTATGCATTAGGATTTTAAAATATATTAGAGATAGATGGTGATTAGGTGATTATAATAAAATTAGAGAAAAATAGAAGAAATAAAATAATTTTTAAAGCAAAATTTACAGATGGTGAAGAAAAGAAAATATTTTTTAAGAGAGCTATTATAGAAGGTAAAAAACTTAAAGGAGAATTTGAGTATCAAATACCATTAAGATTTTTTATTCCAATAGTAAAAAATATAAATAAAAAAGAAGTTTTATTAGATAAAGATAGCTTATTTTGTTATCTAGAATTTTCTGATATTTATGATCAAAATTATTATAATGAAACACAAGCTACTCCTAATTATATGAAAAAGTGGAGAGAAGAAGGATGTCCCGAAATATATAAAGTAACAATTGATAAAGAAAGTTATGATATAGAAAAAGAGATTATTTTTAAAAAACCACATATTTGCATTAAATAATTTCTAAATATAATACTTATTTCAGTATTTTGGTATTTGTAAAAATATTAAAAATATAACTGGAAACATAATTTCCAGTTATACAATATATTAAAATATTTAATTTACACAAATTCTTTTACATTATCTTAATTTACATAAATTTTTCTACATTCTCAAATCATAAATTCAAGCATTTTTATACCAGGTGTCGCGCTGGAATTGAAGATTTATCATAAATATTATTTATCATCATCTATAAGTACATCTATTTTACCTGTATCTGGGCTAATGATTAATCCATGAACTCTTATATCTTTAGGCATCAAGGGATGATTTTTTATCATTTTTACACTTTTTTCTATAGAATGTTCTACAGACTCAAATCCATGAAGCCATGACTCAATGTTTATTCCAGAATTATTTAAAATAGAAACAGTTTCAGCGTTTATTCCTCTATTAATCATTTTATTTACTATTTTTTTAGGGTCTATATTGCTCATACCACAACCATAGTGTCCTACTACAAAAACATCTTCAGCTTCAAATTCATATATTGAAACTAATATACTTCTCATCACACTTCCAAATGGATGCACTATCATTGCACCAGCATTTTTTATTATTTTTGCATCTCCATTTTTTATGTTCATAGCTTTAGGTAATAATTCTGTTAATCTAGTATCCATGCATGATAATATAACCATTTTCTTTTTGGGTGTTTTTGTTGTAATAAATTCTTCAAATCTTTTATTTTCCACAAAATTTTTATTAAAGTCTAATATTTCTTTTAATTTACTCATATGTTGCCCCACCTTTATTATTTTATATTAAATAGATTATACAATTAAAATAGTATTTATTAAATATGATTTTAGAAAAAATATTATTATAAAAATTAGTTAGAGTATAAATGAATAGATATTAAGTTGTCTAAAAATTAAATTTTAGATATACTTATTCATAATAAAATATCGTATTAATATATGATAGCAATTTACTATAATTTATAGGGGGCAAAATAAATATGAATATTTTAGAAGAAAAAAAGGAATTAAGAAAAAAAATATTAAATTTAAGAAAAGAAATAAATTCTACAGAAAAGAAAAATTTTGATAATATAATCCACAAGAAATTTTTTGAAAGTAAATTTTATTCACAATGTAGAAATATTTTTGTGTATATCTCTTACGATTCTGAAATTGATACTAAAACTTTAATAATAAAAGCATTAAAAGATGGAAAAAATATATATGTACCTAGGACAAATTATAAGACTAAATTAATGGAAGCTGTTAAAATAACATCTTTAGAAAATCTTATAGAAGATAGATATGGGATTTTACAGCCTAAAGAAAGTGAGTTATCAACTGAGTTAAATAATATTGATTTAGTCATTATACCAGGAGTTGCTTTTGATATAAATGGTGGCAGAATGGGATATGGAGGGGGATTTTATGATAGATATTTAAATAAATGTAAAAAAGACATATTTAAAATTGCATTAGCATACGATTTTCAAGTAATAGATTATATACCAATGGATAAGCATGATATAAGTGTAGATTGTGTTATTACAAACACTAAAGAAATCATTATAAGATATCAAACAAGCATTAGATGAAGTTAATAATGATTTTCTTTAAGAAGATATTTATATATGTGTAAGTAAAAATATGAAGAAAATGATATATATTTTATGATTTAAATAAAATACGATATATGCAATAGATGAATATGGATTGTAATTTGGCTTTTAGAATTCTTAATGAGTATTGTCACATTTACTGCTTATTGCAATTTAAAATTGCAACAAGCTAAAATGGGGCTATACTGATTTTAGTTTTCTTAAGTCTAATTACTTGGTGCTGTTTACTTATGCATATATCGTATTTTTAGTAAATCAAAAGAAATTATCTTTCTTTTGTAGCTATTTCATTTAATAGTCTTTCAGTAAAGGCATCTAGTTTCATAGCACCTTCATCATCATTCTTTCTACTTCTTACAGAAACTTCATTATTATTAGCTTCTTTTTCTCCAACTACTAAGATATAAGGAGTTCTTTCAAGTCTAGCTTCTCTGATTTTGTAACCAATTTTTTCAGCTCTGTAGTCAGCTTCAATTCTAACACCTTTATTTCTTAATGATTTAACAACTGATTCAGCGTAATCATTATATTTATCTGATATTGGCAATACTTTCACTTGAACTGGAGAAAGCCAAGTAGGGAATGCACCAGCATATTTTTCTATAAGCATTGCTAAAGTTCTTTCATAACAACCAATTGATGATCTATGAATTATATATGGACGTTTCTTTTCTCCATCTTTATCAACATAATTCATATCAAATCTTTCAGCTAAAGCAAAATCTATTTGAACTGTGAATAATGTGTCTTCTTTTCCATGAACATTTCTAAATTGTAAATCAAGCTTTGGACCATAGAATGCAGCTTCATCATCAGCCTCAACATAATTAATTTTTAAATGATCTAATATAGTTCTCATTGTATCTTGAGTCTTGTTCCAAGCTTCAGGATCATTTATATATTTTTCAGTATTATTTGGATCCCATTTAGAGAATCTATAGCTTATATCTTCATCTATACCTAATGTTTTCATTATATATTGGATTAATTCAACTACACCTTTAAATTCTTCTTCTAATTGCTCTGGAGTTACAATTAAATGACCATCAGCTAGAGTAAATTGTCTAACTCTTATAAGTCCATGCATTTCTCCAGAAGATTCATTTCTAAATAGAGTAGAAGTTTCACCATATCTTATAGGAAGATCTCTATAACTATGTTGTTCAGCATTATATATAGTATATTGGAATGGACAAGTCATTGGTCTTAATGCAAAAACTTCATCATCCTTTTCTTCATCACCTAATACAAACATACCATCTTTGTAATGATCCCAGTGACCAGAAATTTTATAAAGGTCGCTTTTAGCCATAAATGGAGTTTTAGTTAATACATAACCTCTTTTTTCTTCTTCATCTTCAACCCATCTTTGAAGAAGTTGAACAATTTTAGCTCCTTTTGGCATTAATAAAGGAAGACCTTGACCTACATTTTCATCAGTAGTAAATAATTTAAGTTCTCTACCTAATTTATTATGATCTCTTTTTTTAGCTTCTTCTAATGCTTCTAGGTATGCATCAAGATCAGATTTTTTTAAGAAAGCAGTACCATATATTCTAGTAAGCATTTTATTTTTTTCGTCACCTTTCCAGTAAGCGCCAGCACTTCTAGTAAGTTTTATTGCTTTAATTGATTTTAATGACATAACATGAGGTCCTGCACATAAGTCAGTGAAATCTCCAATCTTATAGAATGATATTACTTCATCATCACTTAAGTCATTTATTAATTCAACTTTATATGGTTCATCTTTCATTAACTCTAAAGCTTCATTTCTTGGAAGTTCAAATCTTTCAATTGAAGGATTTGCTTTTATTATTTTTTTCATCTCTGCTTCAATTTTTTCTAAATCTTGAGCTGAGAATGCAACATCTTTATCAAAATCATAGTAAAAACCATTTGCAATAGATGGTCCTATAGCTAATTTAGTATTGGGGAATAATTTCTTAACAGCACAAGCTAGCACATGAGAAATACTATGTCTTACAGCATCTTTACCTTCTTGAGAATCAAAAGTGCAAATACTTAAGTTTATATCTTGAGTAATTTTGTCTCTAAGATCATATACTTTACCATTAACAATACCACAATATGCGTTTCTAGCTAAACCTTCACTAATTGATTTTGCTATTTCATATATAGATATTCCAGCTTCAAATTCTTTAATTGATCCATCTTTTAAAGTTATTTTTATCATTAAAAAAACTCCTTTCAAAATTAAAATAAAAAAACTCCGTCTCTAAAAATATAGAGACGAAGAAATATCCGTGGTTCCACTCTAATTATCTAATTACTTACTTAAACTAAATATAACTATAATATATAACTAAGTAGGAGATTAGATCACTTTAAATTACCGTAACGTGGTAATAAACGGACTGTATTAAAGTCACTCAGAGGTGGTTTTCAACTAAATTTATTTAAGAATAATTCCACCAACATATTCTCTCTCTGAAAATAAGGTTTTAGTTTACTGTCCTCATCAACGTATTATTTTTATTATCATGTTAATATTTTTTATTATAATCATTGCATTTTTTTATGTCAATAAAATAAAAAATATTTGTTATAAAATTAATGTTCTTTATCTATATTGTCGATTAATTTATCTAAATTTAGATTTTCAATCATTTCTTCAGAATATAATTTTCCACCCATAATCTTAACTATTATATCTAATTTCTTATATCCTTCTTTGTATAGTTTTAAGTCTTTTACTATTCTTTTTAGTTGATTTCTAGATACTTCGAGAATTGTCATTAATTTTTTAAATTTGTAATAGTCATTTTTTAAAAGATAAAATAGATTGTTTTGAAGTTCTAACTTGTACAAAATATCAGTTTCTTCACAATGATGAGGTCCTAGCTTACCTCTATGATGATATGGACATAAATATTTATAATTTAACTTTATATCCAATCCACCTTCACTTCTGTGAACAATATGATGAATGTCAGCCTGTTTTTTACATATTTCACACAAATACAACTACTTTCCTCCTTAAATGCTTCTATATATAATTATAGAATAATTAAGTTAAAATATCAATTTACTCATTTTTGATAAAAGTGAATTAAATAAAAATTATTCAAATAAAATCCAATTAAATAATCTTCCCTATAATAAATAATATTTAAAAAAAGTTTAAAGTGTTACATTTTTGAAACAATTAAGAACAAGTTTTGAAACGATTACTTGCTATTATATAATCATAGTAAACGTTTTACAGAGGGGGAAATTTATTGAGTACATTAGAGTTATTAGAACATAACCCTATTATAGCATCTGTAAAAAATGAGGAAGAGTTAGAATTAGCTTTAAAATCTTCAGTACAGATTATATTTGTGTTATTTGGTAGCATAATGAATATAAAAAAAATAAGTAACTTAATAGAAGAAAAGGGTAAAGTGGGAATAATTCATTTAGATTTAGTTGATGGGTTTGTTTCAACAAAAGAAATAGTACTTAGCTATTTAAAGAAAAATACT
This region includes:
- a CDS encoding efflux RND transporter permease subunit, which gives rise to MNLTKTSVKRPLTIIMVFLVVIMFGYIGYLKMPANLMPDIEIPVVMVTTQWPGAGPEDIDEHISEKIEEKLSAVSNVKKTISMSQESVSMVVAQFEYGTDLDEILNDIRSKVDSVQATLPDDVTKSTVLKMDINAQAISQLVISGGHSSEALMKYAEDTIQPKIESVEGVTEAGINGGDKSQVNITADPAVLSNYGVSLQTIKNVLSATNKTFPYGSIIQGEDKIVLRGVDELNSLDDVKQIQIPLSGKNTVRLDKICDVEYGFVKKKSIYRYNGENSLVIDIQKQQDANTVQIMNDVYKTVEKLNSDNPEYKIEIVNDSSEYISDSIRSVMQNLGISAVIAFLVILLFLKNIRASLVVAIAIPTSIIGAIALLYFTGETLNMVTLGSLVIAVGMVVDNATVIIENIFQYRRDTILDIDNCAIKGTQTVTNAIVASTLTTVAIFLPILFTEGFTKIMFGALAKTLIYALTLSLIVAVTLVPSIFAKLSKGENSKKIVEKPSPIFNKLSKKYKSILNVALNHKKIVVFISILLFVASIFASTLVGVDFMASTDEGKLNISITLPEGLELNANDYYVSMAENKISDIHEIKTTMTTLAPSSRNGNNTANIAIELIPKSERKKSTKDVEKEVVERMSTVPDCEIKVSASSSMEGGSDGVSLELKGPNIDVLEEIAKQAKEKLNSLKGFRNVDTSLSDTTKEAQFKIDKDKAEQYGINTSGIASLLRTAINGDSVTTATIDDYKVNVNLKYKESSIDSIDDIKQIKVTSQTGQQIPIAAFAEITMEDGLKSVSKSDGDYTITISATVDDLDTGTASKQAMNAINELDMPRDYNVSFGGSTEMMNESMSGLIFAMVIAIILVYMVMVAQFESFSKPFIIMFCIPFAFVGVIAALVITRANLNVVGMLGSILLIGIVVNNGIVLIDYIEQLRKAKPNDNLIDIVSTGSATRLRPVLMTTMTTVVGMIPTALALGSGGETMQPLAVVIIGGLSVSTLVTLILIPTIYMIFDKIGNKFLNGFNKLKDKIIKKVKKSPFRNKEKTDTNNETNYDIDIKQIEKNTEEILNNDDENK
- a CDS encoding multidrug transporter; the encoded protein is MNKSLKRLVSLTVAGLITSISLVQMPVSANTSKSVLSLEKAIDSAVDNSYQIVLNEQKQDMLEDKDDFYQDVDKDDDGYNDIQMSENEQKRKFLEDQISVDVTNKYNSIILLKKELKNINIDIKIKTKDYETMELKKKIGLVSTIQIQNAKAEIDKLKAEKKSKEEELENSKKVFSIITDIDVEDYILDNDVKFKPLRLDESLEFYLDDRIDTYFRYNKKLAEWVEDNYTSTAGSKPVSPNSSDEKYKEKDEDGNFKYNFKTDLEQWKLDYRNWMANSLKDIESEYKANTAVDSVNDGKRTMKQTLLTTYTKLVTLEGNISSMKSQLEVLNNKTKITKLQYDIGLATKQDYYKQLLANEQLKVTYESLINSYNDLKEKIDKPWTISSGM
- a CDS encoding transglutaminase domain-containing protein gives rise to the protein MKVLRNTLKSIIIGITLITSTYVNVYASETFYDSNKLKNEIYNNLEDWKTDFTLNYGGENIQSILDSAINNEDYLERSVASYNIKISGAINKFNIKYRTTKSQENFIDSELKRIVNNLIDPNMSKVDKIITINNYLVKIYKYDYNLKSDNVYSALTTKKTICQGYAMTAYKMFKILGIDSRIISGTINGTAHAWNMVNIKGNWYHLDITNNDNVIRDKYLLVSDQFLISEGFSWDRSKYPVSYSNYYNSHKTYVDYNNDNEKDIYTYYNGGKWYIKDGVWHYFRYCGKDAIGWLKNDGNWYYFDRNGDMKVGWILDNGTWYYCYSNGQMAYNTTIGKYKLGSTGALIN
- the glmS gene encoding glutamine--fructose-6-phosphate transaminase (isomerizing), translated to MCGIVGYLGSGKATSFLINGLSKLEYRGYDSAGVAVVNNGDIEVRKFKGRLANLADNIKGNPVEGNMGIGHTRWATHGAPSDVNSHPHLNSKETIAVVQNGIIENYLTLRTWLKGEGYTFKSETDTEVIPNLIDYYYEGDLFEAVIKTLKRLEGSYALGVVCKDEPDKLIAVRKECPLIVGLGKDESFIASDIPAVLSYTRDVYLLEDHEIAVLSNDGVKLYAEDGKEIKKDVYHVTWSEDAAEKGGFEDFMLKEIHEQPRAIRDTMAGRISMEKSMLLDDLKITKEDLENTDRVFIVACGTAYHAGLVGKNMIESLAKIPVEVDIASEFRYRNPLVTEKSLVVVISQSGETADTLAALRNSKNIGATIIALTNVVGSSVSREADHVLYTLAGPEISVASTKAYTTQIIGMYMMAMTFAKILGKLKSDRLEKLKEELLDLPEKVELVLEDRDKIKAIAEKMYEEKDVFYLGRGLDYAVALEGSLKLKEISYIHAEAYAGGELKHGPIALIEDGTNVVALLTQEALKEKMVSNIVEIRARGAKVIGVCYQGTKGLEEVLDEVIYIPRTKDMFAPVLSVAALQLLSYYVAKSKGCDIDKPRNLAKSVTVE
- a CDS encoding beta-class carbonic anhydrase, with amino-acid sequence MSKLKEILDFNKNFVENKRFEEFITTKTPKKKMVILSCMDTRLTELLPKAMNIKNGDAKIIKNAGAMIVHPFGSVMRSILVSIYEFEAEDVFVVGHYGCGMSNIDPKKIVNKMINRGINAETVSILNNSGINIESWLHGFESVEHSIEKSVKMIKNHPLMPKDIRVHGLIISPDTGKIDVLIDDDK